The following are encoded in a window of Ogataea parapolymorpha DL-1 chromosome VII, whole genome shotgun sequence genomic DNA:
- a CDS encoding Protein kinase that regulates the G2/M transition by inhibition of Cdc28p kinase activity encodes MFSSGKMGERINMGPPKLSSMTAHSPKTPVDPSFTQTFQSTQSSDSQVDLTLESSSTFSLPSHGAHNQPLTFDESLEKKNQIDYHLMSKFGNCSLIGAGEFSVVYEIQYEGIKYAVKRTKNPLGGPKTRLRKLEEVEILKTLQAKFRSFAMEADDENLPDTGDNHENILNLINYWEHNSFLYIMTDCCENGSLDKFLVENGKVSKLDEWRVWKILNEILMGLKFIHKCGILHLDLKPANIFITFEGSLKIGDFGVASKLPIPPYFDREGDREYIAPEVISKHIYGKPADIFSCGLIMVEIAANIVLPDNGTSWQKLRSGDLTDAGKLSSSDLTDLEGSIFSSANTYSSNLTNTTVTTGISASPTELTKANHLKRMRVPSWAPSWFCDGSSALDKLVTWMIDPNPTNRPTAEEILRSYECIVVESRRKCGATIYEGDFGPQPDHEDLLLEKEVTSSTSTYKIANLCGKWNRKSSIDMILE; translated from the coding sequence ATGTTCAGCTCGGGAAAAATGGGAGAACGTATCAATATGGGTCCTCCAAAATTGTCATCCATGACTGCCCATAGCCCCAAAACCCCTGTTGATCCCTCATTCACGCAAACCTTTCAGAGTACTCAAAGCTCGGACTCGCAAGTTGATCTAACGTTGGAGAGCTCATCCACGTTCTCACTTCCGAGCCATGGAGCTCACAATCAGCCACTAACTTTCGATGAAtccttggagaaaaaaaaccaaatTGACTACCACCTGATGTCAAAGTTTGGAAATTGTAGTTTGATAGGGGCCGGAGAATTTTCCGTGGTGTACGAAATTCAATACGAAGGTATCAAATATGCAGTCAAGAGAACAAAGAATCCTTTGGGGGGACCTAAAACCAGACTGCGCAAATTGGAAGAAGTTGAAATACTGAAGACCCTTCAAGCAAAGTTCAGGTCTTTCGCAATGGAAGCAGATGATGAGAATCTTCCGGATACAGGTGACAACCAcgaaaatattttgaacCTCATCAATTATTGGGAACACAATTCGTTTCTATACATAATGACTGATTGCTGCGAAAACGGCTCGCtggacaagtttttggTGGAGAATGGAAAAGTTTCAAAGCTAGATGAGTGGAGAGTATGGAAAATTTTGAACGAAATATTGATGGGATTGAAGTTTATTCATAAATGTGGAATATTGCACCTTGACCTGAAGCCTGCGAATATATTTATCACTTTTGAAGGATCTTTGAAAATTGGGGATTTTGGTGTTGCTTCCAAACTCCCTATACCCCCTTATTTTGACCGTGAAGGAGACCGGGAGTATATTGCCCCAGAAGTGATTTCAAAACACATATATGGGAAACCAGCCGATATATTCTCATGTGGTCTTATCATGGTTGAAATCGCGGCAAATATAGTCTTGCCAGACAACGGGACATCATGGCAAAAGTTGAGATCGGGCGACTTGACAGATGCAGGGAAGTTGTCGTCCAGTGACTTGACCGACTTGGAAGGATCAATCTTTTCCAGTGCAAACACCTACTCATCAAATCTTACGAACACAACGGTGACCACTGGCATATCAGCGTCACCTACCGAATTAACTAAAGCAAATCACTTGAAAAGAATGAGAGTTCCTAGTTGGGCACCATCTTGGTTTTGCGATGGCAGCTCAGCCCTTGATAAATTAGTCACATGGATGATCGATCCAAATCCTACAAATAGACCAACTGCGGAAGAGATTTTGAGAAGCTACGAATGCATTGTGGTAGAATCCAGGAGGAAATGTGGCGCAACAATATATGAGGGGGATTTTGGACCCCAGCCTGATCATGAGGATCTACTTTTAGAGAAGGAAGtgacgagctcaacatccACTTATAAAATTGCTAACCTTTGTGGCAAGTGGAATAGAAAGTCCTCGATTGATATGATTCTGGAATGA